The Schistosoma haematobium chromosome 7, whole genome shotgun sequence genome contains a region encoding:
- the ISOC1 gene encoding Isochorismatase domain-containing protein 1 (EggNog:ENOG41KOG4044~COG:Q), with protein MSNSMLTLDPNCTVFLMCDVQKSLLNAVIDSDNVHLRISHILQLGKALGIPLLVTEQYSKGLGKTSDSLDISHALCVVDKTSFSMYHGLIAEKLAEFRDRFIVLFGLEAHICILQTALHLLSENYKVVIVADACSSRSAVDMRIALQRLNSTGIILSTTESLLFELIKTKDSPYFNLVKSIVRTHLPDHPALINY; from the exons ATGTCGAACTCTATGCTGACATTAGATCCAAACTGTACAGTATTTCTCATGTGTGATGTACAAAAAAGCTTATTAAACGCTGTTATCGACTCGGATAATGTTCATTTGCGTATATCTCACATT TTACAATTAGGCAAAGCATTGGGTATCCCATTATTAGTTACTGAACAG TATTCTAAAGGTCTAGGTAAGACGTCAGATTCTCTCGATATATCACATGCATTATGTGTGGTTGATAAAACTTCTTTTTCTATGTATCACGGATTAATCGCTGAGAAACTAGCTGAGTTTCGTGATcgtttcattgttttatttggaCTTGAG gcacatatatgcattcttCAAACTGCTCTGCACTTATTGTCTGAAAATTATAAGGTTGTTATCGTAGCCGATGCATGTAGTTCTCGAAGTGCTGTTGATATGAGAATTGCTCTACAA CGTTTAAATTCTACTGGTATAATACTATCAACAACTGAATCATTGTTATTTGaactaattaaaacaaaagattCACCATATTTCAATTTAGTTAAAAGTATAGTACGCACACATTTACCAGATCATCCTGCATTGATCAACTATTGA